The following coding sequences lie in one Arachis hypogaea cultivar Tifrunner chromosome 4, arahy.Tifrunner.gnm2.J5K5, whole genome shotgun sequence genomic window:
- the LOC112797901 gene encoding LOW QUALITY PROTEIN: probable serine/threonine-protein kinase PBL11 (The sequence of the model RefSeq protein was modified relative to this genomic sequence to represent the inferred CDS: deleted 2 bases in 1 codon), which produces MMILKSLGFCGWKTNESSSSKREYKTVIEELCHQFCMEDIRKATNNLDKKLLLVEATNNFWLYKGCVEYNGTSDYTIAIKRGNPTKKKNEEDSTRSYMVKEIEVLCQLRHPNIISLIGFCDNENEIIAVYEYMANGSLDDYLTNRNNQPLSWKKRLEICIGVARALHYLHSGVKRVIIHRLINSSYILGVLDNNMMPKLAYFGHSLQGPLSTSKPKPIIDVLQGTIGYVSPEIFSCGIYTDKCDVYSFGNVLLDVIFGRKDKDLLVKKVNMFASLHFGKSTIEFREHLPLRGFWLWVRELLCNRIPMEELVDSDLNGKISPECWDAVTSIAQRCIEYEADERPTMGEVELLLERAFSLQQQADDITNTNAAHYTLSSTTYIHGRPSICIDANNTEDILSHQFSRADLALMTGNFNETKIIGKGSFGELYQGRVRLKGLTDNYYYLIAIKKMHWPSICYSEMQFKFREEIEKICVLRHPNLVSLLGFCNDDGDAVAAAAADDDDYNDDDAKILVSEFIQNGSLLYNLHESHRNKKALTWKKRLQICIGVTQGLHYLHTASIFHRNIKLTNILLDRAMVPKLSDFGFPWSNPIHAGLTQGVMLLLNGLKAMTSQISVMFTLLV; this is translated from the exons ATGATGATATTGAAATCTTTGGGGTTTTGTGGTTGGAAGACAAATGAAAGTTCATCATCAAAGAGGGAGTATAAAACAGTAATAGAAGAGCTATGCCATCAATTTTGCATGGAAGATATTAGAAAAGCAACCAACAACTTGGACAAGAAACTTCTCCTTGTAGAAGCCACCAATAATTTTTGGTTGTACAAAGGTTGTGTCGAGTATAACGGTACAAGTGATTATACAATTGCAATAAAACGCGGGAACCCtactaaaaagaaaaatgaggagGATAGCACCCGttcctatatggtgaaggaaatTGAGGTGCTATGTCAGCTTCGTCACCCAAATATAATCTCACTTATAGGCTTCTGCGACAATGAAAATGAAATCATTGCTGTGTACGAATACATGGCCAATGGATCACTTGATGATTACTTGACAAATAGGAATAACCAACCACTTTCATGGAAGAAAAGACTAGAGATCTGCATCGGAGTAGCACGTGCTCTACACTATCTTCACTCAGGAGTCAAGCGCGTTATCATTCATCGTCTTATAAATTCAAGTTATATTCTT GGAGTTTTGGATAACAATATGATGCCCAAACTTGCATATTTTGGACATTCCTTGCAAGGACCACTCTCTACCTCCAAGCCAAAACCAATTATAGATGTTCTTCAGG GTACAATTGGATACGTCTCCCCTGAAATTTTTTCTTGTGGCATCTACACTGATAAATGTGATGTTTACTCTTTTGGTAACGTTCTACTAGATGTGATATTCGGCAGAAAGGACAAGGATTTGTTGGTCAAGAAGGTCAATATGTTTGCAAGCCTACACTTCGGAAAGAGCACGATTGAATTTCGGGAACATCTTCCCCTTAGAGGCTTCTGGCTCTGGGTAAGGGAGCTCTTATGTAACAGGATCCCTATGGAAGAGCTTGTTGATTCAGATCTTAACGGAAAGATTTCACCCGAGTGTTGGGATGCAGTAACGAGTATTGCTCAAAGATGCATAGAATATGAAGCAGATGAGCGACCAACAATGGGTGAAGTAGAGTTGTTGCTTGAGCGTGCTTTCTCATTGCAGCAACAAGCTGATGATATTACAAACACCAATGCTGCTCATTACACCTTATCCTCCACCACCTATATTCATGGGCGACCATCAATTTGTATTGATGCCAATAACACAGAGGACATACTAAGCCATCAATTTTCCCGAGCTGATCTTGCACTAATGACCGGAAATTTCAATGAGACAAAAATAATTGGAAAAGGTAGTTTTGGGGAATTGTACCAAGGTCGTGTCAGACTTAAAGGTCTAACAGATAATTATTACTATCTTATCGCAATCAAGAAGATGCATTGGCCATCAATTTGTTATTCTGAGATGCAATTCAAGTTCAGGGAAGAAATTGAGAAAATCTGTGTGCTTCGCCATCCAAATTTGGTGTCTCTTTTAGGATTCTgcaatgatgatggtgatgctgTTGCTGCGGCTGctgctgatgatgatgattataatGATGATGATGCCAAGATACTTGTGTCCGAGTTCATACAGAATGGAAGTCTACTTTATAACCTGCATGAGAGTCATCGGAATAAGAAAGCTCTGACATGGAAGAAACGACTGCAAATATGCATTGGAGTAACACAAGGACTACACTACCTTCACACAGCATCCATTTTTCACCGTAACATTAAACTTACAAACATCCTTTTGGATCGCGCTATGGTGCCTAAACTCTCTGATTTTGGGTTTCCCTGGTCAAACCCAATACATGCAG GACTTACACAGGGTGTTATGCTGCTCCTGAATGGTCTGAAGGCCATGACTTCACAGATAAGTGTGATGTTTACTCTTTTGGTATAG